In Lonchura striata isolate bLonStr1 chromosome 39, bLonStr1.mat, whole genome shotgun sequence, one DNA window encodes the following:
- the TTC5 gene encoding tetratricopeptide repeat protein 5 — protein sequence MAAPAEEAAAAESGGGGGGGEGDDEEALRRMEALVSELYRFRDALPGRDPGCDPCDPGCDPSDPADPSGDPADPAGDPLVAEMERTLRLMEQIHVSAAGRGRALVLRARALGVAPEAGGARAEAALGHALKLDPALGAAWRQLGEQRWRRGDLRGARQAFGGALQQGEDPEARRLLSMALRAQGAGPPPGGGALRESLAQAEAAVRCDPKNGQSWYVLANAHVALFFAGGQSPGSARRALAAYAQAERVDPAAAANPDLHLNRATLLQFLERFQGALEGLSRAAELAPGWAEPRRRHRGLMEFLGRLCGLLESRVRTGRDWEGGKLRGKRRRGVAGPVPLPLLGPLGGAGGPRPSPIAGLRPGPNPQRVVLGRVLFSLAPPGGVPYVVGLQDGAGAAAAVSVFNAAPAWGVTVGDALGVAEPELSQHLHQHQGQTFSFVGLRVPSPLSLVVNGRRPPGSALAPPRLALTNPGAPPPAPPPAAR from the exons ATGGCGGCGCCCgcggaggaggcggcggcggcggagagCGGCGGGGGAGGCGGAGGGGGGGAGGGCGACGATGAGGAGGCGCTGAGGCGGAtggag GCCCTGGTGTCGGAGCTCTATCGCTTCCGGGACGCGCTGCCCGGCCGTGACCCCGGCTGTGACCCCTGTGACCCCGGCTGTGACCCCAGTGACCCCGCTGACCCCTCGGGTGACCCCGCTGACCCCGCGGGTGACCCCTTGGTGGCCGAGATGGAGCGGACGCTGCGCCTGATGGAGCAGATCCACG TCTCCgccgcggggcgcggccgggcgCTGGTGCTGCGGGCGCGGGCGCTGGGCGTGGCGCCGgaggcgggcggggcgcgggcggagGCGGCGCTGGGCCACGCCCTGAAGCTGGACCCCGCCCTGGGCGCGGCCTGGCGCCAGCTGGGCGAGCAGCGCTGGCGGCGCGGCGACCTGCGCGGCGCCCGCCAGGCCTTCGGCGGCGCCCTGCAGCAG GGCGAGGACCCCGAGGCGCGGCGCCTGCTCTCCATGGCGCTGCGGGCgcagggggcggggccgc cgccGGGGGGCGGAGCCCTGCGCGAGAGCCTGGCCCAGGcggaggcggccgtcaggtgtGACCCCAAGAACGGCCAGAGCTGGT ACGTGCTGGCCAACGCCCACGTGGCGCTGTTCTTCGCGGGCGGGCAgagccccggcagcgcccggcgcgcgCTGGCAGCCTACGCACAGGCG GAGCGCGTGGACCCCGCAGCCGCCGCCAACCCCGACCTGCACCTGAACCGCGCCACG CTGCTGCAGTTCCTGGAGCGGTTCCAGGGGGCGCTGGAGGGGCTGAGCCGCGCGGCCGAGCTGGCGCCGGGCTGGGCCGAGCCCCGGCGGCGGCACCGCGGCCTCATGGAGTTCCTGGGGCGGCTCTGCGGGCTGCTGGAGAGCCGGGTacggactgggagggactgggaggga GGGAAGCTGCGCGGGAAGCGGCGCCGGGGCGTGGCCGGGCCGGTGCCCCTCCCCCTGCTGGGGCCGctgggcggggccgggggcccGCGCCCCTCCCCCATCGCCGGGCTCCGCCCCGGGCCCAACCCCCAGCGCGTGGTGCTGGGCAGGGTCCTGTTCAGCCTGGCCCCGCCCGGGGGCGTGCCCTA CGTGGTGGGGCTGCAGGacggcgccggggccgcggccgccgtgTCCGTGTTCAACGCGGCGCCCGCCTGGGGCGTGACCGTGGGCGACGCCCTGGGCGTGGCCGAGCCCGAGCTCAGCCAGCACCTGCACCAGCACCAGGGACAG ACCTTCTCCTTCGTGGGGCTCCGCGTCCCCTCCCCGCTGTCCCTGGTGGTCaacggccgccgcccgcccggctccgccctggccccgccccgcctGGCGCTGACCAATCCCggcgcgccgccgccggccccgccccccgccgcgCGCTGA
- the LOC110481131 gene encoding heterogeneous nuclear ribonucleoprotein C isoform X3, whose protein sequence is MASNVTNKTDPRSLNSRVFIGNLNTLVVKKSDVEAIFAKYGKIVGCSVHKGFAFVQYVNERNARAAVAGEDGRMIAGQVLDINLAAEPKVNRGKAGVKRSAAEMYGSSFDLDYDFQRDYYDRYQYKPVQSGMYSYPARVPPPPPIARAVVPSKRQRVSGNTSRRGKSFNSKSGQRGSSSKSGKLKGDDLQSIKKELGQIKAKVDALLESLERLEREQKAKSDKAEEEQGGGGGSKKDEAGGAKAEGGHEDSAEEGDLLDDDEAEERGDEQLESLKGDEKEAEEGEDDRDSANGEDEP, encoded by the exons ATGGCCAGCAACGTGACCAACAAGACGGACCCGCGGTCGCTGAACTCGCGCGTCTTCATCGGCAACCTGAACACGCTGGTGGTGAAGAAGAGCGACGTGGAGGCCATCTTCGCCAAGTACGGCAAGATCGTCGGCTGCTCCGTGCACAAGGGCTTCGCCTTCGTGCAGTACGTCAACGAGCGCAACGCCCGCGCCGCCGTGGCCGGCGAGGACGGCCGCATGATCGCCGGCCAGGTGCTAG ACATCAACCTGGCGGCCGAGCCGAAGGTGAACCGGGGCAAGGCGGGGGTGAAGCGCTCGGCGGCCGAGATGTACGG GTCGTCGTTCGACCTGGACTACGACTTCCAGCGGGATTACTATGACCGgtaccagtataaaccagtccaGAGCGG GATGTACAGCTACCCCGCCCGCgtgccgcccccgccccccaTCGCCCGCGCCGTGGTGCCCTCCAAGCGCCAGCGCGTCTCCGGCAACACCTCCCGGCGCGGCAAGAGCTTCAACAGCAAGTCCGGCCAGCGCGGCTCCTCCTCCAAGTCCGGCAAAC TGAAGGGCGACGACCTGCAGAGCATCAagaaggagctggggcagatcaagGCCAAGGTGGACGCGCTGCTGGAGAGCCTCGAGCGCCTGGAGCGTGAGCAGA AGGCCAAGAGCGACAAGGCGGAGGAGGAgcagggcggcggcggcggctccaaGAAGGACGAGGCGGGCGGGGCCAAGGCCGAGGGCGGCCACGAGGACTCGGCCGAGGAGGGCGACCTGCTGGACGACGACGAGGCCGAGGAGCGGGGCGACGAGCAG CTGGAGTCGCTGAAGGGGGACGAGAAGGAGgcggaggagggggaggacgaCCGGGACAGCGCCAACGGCGAGGACGAGCCCTga
- the LOC110481131 gene encoding heterogeneous nuclear ribonucleoprotein C isoform X4: MASNVTNKTDPRSLNSRVFIGNLNTLVVKKSDVEAIFAKYGKIVGCSVHKGFAFVQYVNERNARAAVAGEDGRMIAGQVLDINLAAEPKVNRGKAGVKRSAAEMYGSSFDLDYDFQRDYYDRMYSYPARVPPPPPIARAVVPSKRQRVSGNTSRRGKSFNSKSGQRGSSSKSGKLKGDDLQSIKKELGQIKAKVDALLESLERLEREQKAKSDKAEEEQGGGGGSKKDEAGGAKAEGGHEDSAEEGDLLDDDEAEERGDEQLESLKGDEKEAEEGEDDRDSANGEDEP, from the exons ATGGCCAGCAACGTGACCAACAAGACGGACCCGCGGTCGCTGAACTCGCGCGTCTTCATCGGCAACCTGAACACGCTGGTGGTGAAGAAGAGCGACGTGGAGGCCATCTTCGCCAAGTACGGCAAGATCGTCGGCTGCTCCGTGCACAAGGGCTTCGCCTTCGTGCAGTACGTCAACGAGCGCAACGCCCGCGCCGCCGTGGCCGGCGAGGACGGCCGCATGATCGCCGGCCAGGTGCTAG ACATCAACCTGGCGGCCGAGCCGAAGGTGAACCGGGGCAAGGCGGGGGTGAAGCGCTCGGCGGCCGAGATGTACGG GTCGTCGTTCGACCTGGACTACGACTTCCAGCGGGATTACTATGACCG GATGTACAGCTACCCCGCCCGCgtgccgcccccgccccccaTCGCCCGCGCCGTGGTGCCCTCCAAGCGCCAGCGCGTCTCCGGCAACACCTCCCGGCGCGGCAAGAGCTTCAACAGCAAGTCCGGCCAGCGCGGCTCCTCCTCCAAGTCCGGCAAAC TGAAGGGCGACGACCTGCAGAGCATCAagaaggagctggggcagatcaagGCCAAGGTGGACGCGCTGCTGGAGAGCCTCGAGCGCCTGGAGCGTGAGCAGA AGGCCAAGAGCGACAAGGCGGAGGAGGAgcagggcggcggcggcggctccaaGAAGGACGAGGCGGGCGGGGCCAAGGCCGAGGGCGGCCACGAGGACTCGGCCGAGGAGGGCGACCTGCTGGACGACGACGAGGCCGAGGAGCGGGGCGACGAGCAG CTGGAGTCGCTGAAGGGGGACGAGAAGGAGgcggaggagggggaggacgaCCGGGACAGCGCCAACGGCGAGGACGAGCCCTga
- the LOC110481131 gene encoding heterogeneous nuclear ribonucleoprotein C isoform X2, which translates to MASNVTNKTDPRSLNSRVFIGNLNTLVVKKSDVEAIFAKYGKIVGCSVHKGFAFVQYVNERNARAAVAGEDGRMIAGQVLDINLAAEPKVNRGKAGVKRSAAEMYGSVAAPPSPSPLVRSSFDLDYDFQRDYYDRMYSYPARVPPPPPIARAVVPSKRQRVSGNTSRRGKSFNSKSGQRGSSSKSGKLKGDDLQSIKKELGQIKAKVDALLESLERLEREQKAKSDKAEEEQGGGGGSKKDEAGGAKAEGGHEDSAEEGDLLDDDEAEERGDEQLESLKGDEKEAEEGEDDRDSANGEDEP; encoded by the exons ATGGCCAGCAACGTGACCAACAAGACGGACCCGCGGTCGCTGAACTCGCGCGTCTTCATCGGCAACCTGAACACGCTGGTGGTGAAGAAGAGCGACGTGGAGGCCATCTTCGCCAAGTACGGCAAGATCGTCGGCTGCTCCGTGCACAAGGGCTTCGCCTTCGTGCAGTACGTCAACGAGCGCAACGCCCGCGCCGCCGTGGCCGGCGAGGACGGCCGCATGATCGCCGGCCAGGTGCTAG ACATCAACCTGGCGGCCGAGCCGAAGGTGAACCGGGGCAAGGCGGGGGTGAAGCGCTCGGCGGCCGAGATGTACGGGTCAGTAGCCGCCCCCCCGTCACCGTCCCCCCTCGTCAG GTCGTCGTTCGACCTGGACTACGACTTCCAGCGGGATTACTATGACCG GATGTACAGCTACCCCGCCCGCgtgccgcccccgccccccaTCGCCCGCGCCGTGGTGCCCTCCAAGCGCCAGCGCGTCTCCGGCAACACCTCCCGGCGCGGCAAGAGCTTCAACAGCAAGTCCGGCCAGCGCGGCTCCTCCTCCAAGTCCGGCAAAC TGAAGGGCGACGACCTGCAGAGCATCAagaaggagctggggcagatcaagGCCAAGGTGGACGCGCTGCTGGAGAGCCTCGAGCGCCTGGAGCGTGAGCAGA AGGCCAAGAGCGACAAGGCGGAGGAGGAgcagggcggcggcggcggctccaaGAAGGACGAGGCGGGCGGGGCCAAGGCCGAGGGCGGCCACGAGGACTCGGCCGAGGAGGGCGACCTGCTGGACGACGACGAGGCCGAGGAGCGGGGCGACGAGCAG CTGGAGTCGCTGAAGGGGGACGAGAAGGAGgcggaggagggggaggacgaCCGGGACAGCGCCAACGGCGAGGACGAGCCCTga
- the LOC110481131 gene encoding heterogeneous nuclear ribonucleoprotein C isoform X1 → MASNVTNKTDPRSLNSRVFIGNLNTLVVKKSDVEAIFAKYGKIVGCSVHKGFAFVQYVNERNARAAVAGEDGRMIAGQVLDINLAAEPKVNRGKAGVKRSAAEMYGSVAAPPSPSPLVRSSFDLDYDFQRDYYDRYQYKPVQSGMYSYPARVPPPPPIARAVVPSKRQRVSGNTSRRGKSFNSKSGQRGSSSKSGKLKGDDLQSIKKELGQIKAKVDALLESLERLEREQKAKSDKAEEEQGGGGGSKKDEAGGAKAEGGHEDSAEEGDLLDDDEAEERGDEQLESLKGDEKEAEEGEDDRDSANGEDEP, encoded by the exons ATGGCCAGCAACGTGACCAACAAGACGGACCCGCGGTCGCTGAACTCGCGCGTCTTCATCGGCAACCTGAACACGCTGGTGGTGAAGAAGAGCGACGTGGAGGCCATCTTCGCCAAGTACGGCAAGATCGTCGGCTGCTCCGTGCACAAGGGCTTCGCCTTCGTGCAGTACGTCAACGAGCGCAACGCCCGCGCCGCCGTGGCCGGCGAGGACGGCCGCATGATCGCCGGCCAGGTGCTAG ACATCAACCTGGCGGCCGAGCCGAAGGTGAACCGGGGCAAGGCGGGGGTGAAGCGCTCGGCGGCCGAGATGTACGGGTCAGTAGCCGCCCCCCCGTCACCGTCCCCCCTCGTCAG GTCGTCGTTCGACCTGGACTACGACTTCCAGCGGGATTACTATGACCGgtaccagtataaaccagtccaGAGCGG GATGTACAGCTACCCCGCCCGCgtgccgcccccgccccccaTCGCCCGCGCCGTGGTGCCCTCCAAGCGCCAGCGCGTCTCCGGCAACACCTCCCGGCGCGGCAAGAGCTTCAACAGCAAGTCCGGCCAGCGCGGCTCCTCCTCCAAGTCCGGCAAAC TGAAGGGCGACGACCTGCAGAGCATCAagaaggagctggggcagatcaagGCCAAGGTGGACGCGCTGCTGGAGAGCCTCGAGCGCCTGGAGCGTGAGCAGA AGGCCAAGAGCGACAAGGCGGAGGAGGAgcagggcggcggcggcggctccaaGAAGGACGAGGCGGGCGGGGCCAAGGCCGAGGGCGGCCACGAGGACTCGGCCGAGGAGGGCGACCTGCTGGACGACGACGAGGCCGAGGAGCGGGGCGACGAGCAG CTGGAGTCGCTGAAGGGGGACGAGAAGGAGgcggaggagggggaggacgaCCGGGACAGCGCCAACGGCGAGGACGAGCCCTga